A single window of Aspergillus oryzae RIB40 DNA, chromosome 8 DNA harbors:
- a CDS encoding putative MFS monosaccharide transporter (predicted transporter (major facilitator superfamily)): MAPPTYAGMSGRKLSLTVSTIATMGFLLFGYDQGVMSGIISDPAFNDMFTATKDDNTMQATVTAVYEVGCLFGAIIALLIGDRTGRRWMVIAGAAIMIIGVVIQVSAMPGSLPLLQFIFGRVITGIGNGMNTSTIPPYQAECSKTSNRGLLICIEGGIIAIGTAIAYWIDYGAHYGPQDLVWRFPIAFQVFFGVIIIVGMFYLPESPRFLIAHDKVAEGERVLAALAGTEIEDRHTQTEKNLILDSVRALPRDSSGATKAKFSDLLTGGPSQHLRRMLVGSSSQMFQQISGCNAVIYYLPVLLEQSIGQSHNFALLIGGINMICYAIFATFSWFFIEKIGRRKLFLGGSYGQCAAMVIVFACLIPGDKQSAKGAVFGFFLYMCFFGATWLPLPWLYPAELSPIRTRAKANAISTCNNWLFNFTVVMITPVMVEHIGWGTYLFFAAWNAVFIPVIWFFYPETAGRSLEEIDLIFAKGYVEKMSYVRAAKELPKLSDDEIEAKAAEYGILDNNEKVEERIAEHAPQDSQEYSSYLPSQL; this comes from the exons ATGGCGCCTCCCACCTATGCGGGGATGTCAGGGCGGAAACTGTCACTGACAGTCTCTACCATTGCAACAATGGGGTTTCTGCTTTTCGGATATGATC AGGGTGTGATGTCGGGTATCATCTCAGACCCGGCCTTCAATGACATGTTCACGGCAACCAAGGATGACAATACAATGCAGGCTACAGTAACGGCAGTCTATGAAGTCG GTTGTCTCTTCGGCGCAATCATCGCATTGCTAATTGGTGATCGGACGGGTCGCCGGTGGATGGTTATCGCTGGTGCCGCTATTATGATTATTGGGGTCGTTATTCAAGTGTCTGCTATGCCAGGCTCACTTCCGCTTCTTCAATTTATCTTCGGTCGAGTCATTACTGGTATCGGGAATGGAATGAACACTTCGACAATCCCCCCATACCAAGCTGAATGTTCTAAGACCAGCAATCGAGGTCTTCTTATCTGCATCGAAGGTGGTATTATCGCCATAGGCACAGCTATTGCATACTGGATTGACTACGGAGCGCACTATGGTCCCCAAGATCTCGTATGGAGATTCCCAATCGCGTTCcaggtcttcttcggtgtcattatcattgtcggCATGTTCTACCTGCCCGAATCACCTCGCTTTCTCATCGCCCACGACAAAGTCGCCGAAGGCGAACGGGTCCTCGCCGCGCTAGCTGGTACTGAGATTGAGGATCGTCACACTCAAACGGAAAAGAATCTGATTCTCGATTCCGTCCGAGC CTTACCGCGAGACAGTTCGGGTGCGACGAAAGCCAAGTTCAGCGATCTGCTTACTGGTGGACCATCCCAGCACCTGCGCCGCATGCTCGTGGGCTCGTCGTCGCAAATGTTCCAGCAGATTTCCGGCTGCAACGCTGTGATCTATTACCTCCCAGTCCTGCTTGAACAATCTATTGGCCAGTCTCACAACTTTGCGCTCTTGATCGGCGGTATAAACATGATCTGCTACGCCATCTTCGCAACATTCTCATGGTTCTTCATCGAAAAGATTGGTCGCCGGAAATTGTTCCTGGGAGGCAGTTACGGGCAGTGCGCAGCAATGGTAATTGTATTCGCCTGTCTTATCCCTGGCGATAAGCAAAGTGCAAAGGGGGCCGTCTTCGGCTTTTTCCTTTATATGTGCTTCTTCGGCGCCACCTGGCTGCCCTTGCCATGGCTCTATCCCGCCGAACTCTCGCCTATCAGGACCAGAGCCAAGGCCAACGCCATTTCCACCTGCAACAACTGGCTATTCAACTTTACCGTGGTCATGATCACCCCTGTCATGGTGGAGCATATCGGCTGGGGTACATACTTGTTCTTCGCTGCATGGAACGCAGTCTTCATTCCAGTTATCTGGTTTTTCTACCCCGAAACTGCAGGCCGTAGtctggaagaaatcgacCTGATCTTCGCCAAGGGTTacgtggagaagatgagCTATGTGCGCGCTGCGAAAGAGCTTCCCAAGCTCTCCGACGATGAAATCGAGGCCAAGGCAGCCGAGTACGGCATCCTCGACAACAacgagaaggtcgaggagcGAATCGCCGAACATGCGCCTCAGGACTCTCAGGAATACTCGTCCTATCTGCCTAGCCAGCTATAA
- a CDS encoding uncharacterized protein (predicted protein): MPIAAIHCPAEDFVEDAEPVYIARAWKRLLRCDILMSRRGAPLCHNLPVTVSFTELANARFHGLQIYISENVQFLRKDGVVSYLGPFKRRLLYEAAEDFVPTLPPYRLGEYDDHLSEKSGFGVQESVVLSECEDKPVTSEGMTLNIDLALPTCQDHSEDNWMHFSTEYKSARVSHWLDFVFSMSRHGAPPVVQKIARVPLSLRSCYAQHANASLPAYSQTCEIKPFNAVPAEGCFDQESVDQGQHWWSENDQRYSVS; the protein is encoded by the exons ATGCCGATCGCTGCCATCCATTGTCCGGCAGAGGACTTCGTGGAGGATGCAGAGCCGGTTTACATTGCCCGGGCCTGGAAGCGTTTGCTCCGATGCGACATCCTCATGTCTAGAAGAGGCGCTCCTCTCTGTCATAACTTACCTGTGACCGTGTCTTTTACCGAGCTGGCCAATGCGAGGTTCCATGGGTtgcagatatatatttcggAGAACGTTCAATTCCTCCGAAAAGATGGTGTTGTTTCCTACCTCGGACCTTTCAAGAGGAGACTCCTATATGAAGCGGCGGAAGATTTTGTGCCCACTTTGCCGCCCTATAGGTTGGGTGAATATGATGACCACCTTTCAGAAAAGAGCGGCTTTGGTGTACAAGAGAGTGTGGTGCTTTCGGAATGCGAGGACAAACCCGTGACCTCCGAGGGCATGACGCTGAATATCGACTTGGCATTACCCACCTGCCAGGACCATTCTGAGGATAATTGGATGCACTTTAGCACTGAGTACAAGAGCGCAAGAGTGTCCCATTGGCTTGAT TTTGTGTTTTCCATGTCCAGACATGGGGCGCCGCCGGTCGTGCAGAAGATCGCCAGGGTTCCACTATCGCTGCGATCCTGTTATGCACAACACGCCAACGCGTCCCTACCAGCTTATTCACAGACATGTGAAATAAAGCCATTTAACGCAGTTCCCGCAGAGGGATGTTTTGACCAAGAATCTGTTGATCAAGGCCAGCACTGGTGGTCGGAGAACGACCAAAGATATTCTGTTTCTTGA
- a CDS encoding uncharacterized protein (predicted protein) produces MSDAQPLAGGESAPPPQSPSDASTLPTLNAPAAESGVSAPEAPPVEQPSQESEAKEEDQGPSLMITLLLTSGSRHPFKIDGKYLQKRSVNVENNDPFAMSVYTLKELIWREWRQGMYGRRQLSKTGPREIN; encoded by the coding sequence ATGTCCGATGCGCAACCTCTCGCCGGTGGCGAAAGCGCTCCTCCACCCCAATCACCAAGTGATGCGAGTACTCTCCCGACTCTCAATGCACCCGCCGCTGAGTCTGGGGTCTCGGCCCCTGAGGCGCCCCCTGTGGAGCAGCCATCGCAGGAATcggaggcgaaggaggaagaccagggCCCGTCGCTGATGATTACATTACTTTTGACGTCTGGTTCGCGGCATCCGTTCAAGATCGATGGAAAGTATCTCCAAAAGCGGTCAGTGAATGTGGAAAACAACGATCCTTTTGCTATGAGCGTCTACACGCTCAAGGAATTGATCTGGAGGGAATGGCGACAAGGTATGTATGGGCGCAGACAGCTATCAAAAACCGGGCCGCGTGAGATCAACTAA
- a CDS encoding mitochondrial 37S ribosomal protein uS12m (mitochondrial/chloroplast ribosomal protein S12), with amino-acid sequence MPPFVSSLTLRTLRTIIQRPAFSAIAAPKPSYSIPRFQPVLRTPTAVAAATTPSLAIRQFSTSPFRQATYNQVRRGCRVAQRARRARSPALKDRPEMKGVCLKTGITKPKKPNSGERKTARVRLSSGKVVTAYIPGEGHNVQQHSVVLVRGGRAQDCPGVKYHLVRGAMDLGGVANRLTSRSKYGTKKPKRD; translated from the exons ATGCCGCCATTCGTCTCCTCCCTCACTCTCCGCACGCTGCGGACAATCATCCAGCGTCCCGCGTTTTCTGCTATCGCCGCCCCTAAGCCTTCATACTCCATCCCCCGGTTCCAGCCCGTCCTCCGCACACCCACGGCCGTCGCAGCCGCTACTACTCCCAGCCTTGCTATCCGCCAGTTCTCGACCTCTCCGTTCCGCCAGGCTACCTACAACCAAGTCCGTCGCGGATGCCGTGTTGCCCAACGGGCGCGTCGTGCCCGGTCCCCTGCGCTGAAGGACAGACCTGAGATGAAGGGTGTGTGCTTGAAGACTGGTATCacgaagccgaagaagcccaACTCCGGTGAGCGGAAGACGGCAAGAGTACGTTTGAGTAGCGGCAAGGTGGTTACGGCTTATATTCCTGGTGAAG GCCATAACGTGCAGCAGCACAGTGTTGTTCTAGTTCGCGGTGGACGTGCTCAGGATTGCCCTGGTGTGAAGTATCATTTGGTCCGTGGTGCTATGGATTTG GGTGGTGTTGCCAATCGGTTGACCAGCAGATCGAAATACGGAACtaagaagccgaagaggGATTAA